CTATATATTTGATAGCTTCCTGCGCTTGACTGACAAGCGCAGCGGGCGTTTTCTTCTTCGATGCAGGAGTACGACAAGACCGCTTCGTGACACACGGCCCATGCAGGCAATTGGCTACACTCCGTTCACTTTTTTAGACAGCCCCTTCCACCCAGGGCCGTGCACCATGTCTTTCATCTCTACACGCAGCCTGCTGGCGGCTGCCATGCTGGTCGGCACCGGCCTCTCGCCCGTCGAGGCGGGCAATCTTTTCAAGTGCACAGACGCACGCGGCCAGGTGGTTTACTCCGATCGGGCCTGCGCCAGTGAGGCTCCAACGCCTTCAGCCGCCGCTGCCGCATCTGGCAAAAATGCTGCCAGCTTCAGCAACGCTGCCGTCAAAGGCAAGATCACCGAGGCAGCCATCGCCGCCATCCTGCGGCAAGCCATCGACCTGGGCACACGCGGCGACTACAAGGGCCAATGCGCACTGGCCGCACCAGACATTGCCTTCTCCATCACCGACAACTCCACCCAGCCCGCCACCACGATCTCGGGCAAACGCAGAGAACTGTGCGATGCCCAGCGCAGCTCGGCGCAAACGCTGGAGTTCAACAGCCTGCGGCCCAGCGTGCAGCAAACCGGCATCCAGATCAAGGTGAGCGCAGACGGCACCCAAGCCACCGCCAAGCACACGCACACCACCACCCTCAAGCAGCACGGGCAGGTGGTGCTGGTGCAAACCTGCCAGCAAGAAGACGCCTTCGGCATCTACGACGGCAAGATCCTCTACAACAGCGTTAAATCGGTGTGCAAGCAGACGTCTTGAGCGTGCGCGGAAAGAAGCCATTGCCCATGGCGTCTACCCACCGCAGCATGTTGAACACACCAAGCAAAAAGCCCGCAGTTGCGGGCTTTTTGCGTTGGGTTGAACGCCCCCCAGCGGATCAACGGAAGGGAGACTGCCGCACCACCTGCAGGTCGCCTTCCACACTGCCCAGGTAGTTGGCCAAGGCCTTGAGTTCGGCGTTGGAGAACTGCTTGGCCACGCCGCCCATGATGGCGTTGCTGCGGCCCAGGTTGGGGTTGCGCGCATCGGCTTTGTACGCCTTGAGGGCCACAAACAGGTAGTCGGCGTGCTGGCCTGCCACCTTGGGGTAAGACGGGTCGATGGGCTTGGCGAAGTTGTCGCCGTGGCAAGAAACGCAAGCGCCTTTCTTGAGCAGCTCGGCCACTTGCACGCTGGGTTCGCGGGCAGGCTTGGCGGGCAGCTCGGCGGCCTTCTTGCCATGCTGTTCGTAGTAGGCAGCCACGTCTGCAATGTCTTGTTCAGACAGCGAATCGGCGATGCCGCGCATGGTGGGGTGCTTGCGGTCGCCCTTCTTGTAGGCATCCAGTGCAGAGGCAATGTACTTGCCGCTTTGGCCCGAAATCATGGGCACTTTGTGCACTTCAGGAAAGCTGGCCTGGTAGCCCGGAATGCCGTGGCAGCCGATGCACATGGCGATCTTTTTCTCGCCTGCCTTGATGTCACCCTTGACTTCCTGTGCATGAGAAACAGCGGTCACGGAAGCGACAGCCAAGGCAAATATCGTGGTCAGCGTTTTGTTCATTTTGCGCGCACAATCTCGTGGAAGTTCGGTTCTGGGCCCCGCTCAGCGTTTGATTATACCGAGCGCCTGTCAAGCCCATTCATCAACGTTTCGGTGATTTCCCTTATGAAATTTCACGGTTCCCAGAATTACGTGGCCACCCAGGATTTGATGTTGGCAGTGAATGCCGCCATCACCCTGCAACGCCCTTTGCTCATCAAGGGCGAGCCCGGCACAGGCAAGACCATGCTGGCCGAAGAGGTGGCACAGGCGCTGGGCATGCCACTGTTGCAATGGCACATCAAATCCACCACCAAAGCGCAACAGGGCCTGTACGAGTACGACGCTGTGAGCCGCCTGCGCGACAGCCAGCTCAATGACGGCGACAGCGCAGAGCGCGTGAAGAACATCCGCAACTACATCATCCAGGGCGTGCTGTGGCAAGCCTTCACAGCCGATGAGCCCGTAGCCCTTTTGATCGACGAAATCGACAAGGCCGACATTGAATTTCCGAACGACCTGCTGCGCGAAATCGACCGCATGGAGTTCTACTGCTACGAGACGCGCGAGCTCATCAAGGCCAAACACCGGCCGCTGGTGTTCATCACCTCGAACAACGAAAAAGAGCTGCCCGACGCCTTCTTGCGCCGCTGCTTCTTTCACTTCATCAAGTTCCCCGAAGCCGACACGATGCGCCAGATCGTGAACGTGCATTTCCCCACGCTCAAGAGCGAACTGCTCACCGTGGCGATGAAGACGTTCTACGACGTGCGCAACCTGCCGGGCCTGAAGAAGAAGCCATCGACCAGCGAGCTGATCGACTGGCTCAAGCTGCTGGTGGCCGAAGACATTCCGCTTGAGGCCCTGCAAAGCGCCGACAACAAGGTGGCCGTGCCCCCGCTGGTGGGCGCGCTGCTCAAGAACGAACAGGACGTGAGCCTTTTTGAAAAGCTGGTGTTCATGAACCAGCGCAACCGCTGAGGCCGGGCATGAGCGATTCCAAGCACCTGCTGATCGAGGGCCTGTCTGACGCCGTGGGGTTTGTGGGCGGGGCCCTGCTGGGCTTCGGTGCGGGCATGGTGTTGGGCCTGGACATCTTTGCACCAGGCTACGGCACCCGCAGCCTGATCGCCATTGCGCTGGTGGGGCTGGGAGGCGGGCTGGGGCTGCACGGTGCCCGGCGCTGGCGCGCAGCGCAAGCCAAGCCGCGCGATTGAGCTCCGCCGCATTGCTATCAACTTAAGAGCAGCTACCGCTCTCCTAATCAGCGCTAGAGGCCAAAACCATGCTGATCGACTTCTTCTACACCCTGCGCGCAGCCAAGCTGCCCGTGTCCGTGAAGGAATACCTCACCCTGCTCGAAGCGCTACAAGCGGGCGTGGTGGGCCCCAAGTCCGATGACGCCTGGGCGCTGGACGATTTCTACAACCTCTCGCGCCTCACGCTGGTCAAGGACGAGAAGCACTACGACAAGTTCGACCGGGCCTTCGGCGCGTACTTCAAGGGCGTGGAGATGGTGGCCGACTTCACCAAGGAGATCCCGGCCGACTGGCTGCGCAAGATCCTGGAGAACGAACTCACGCCCGAGCAAAAGGCCGCCATCGAGAAGATGGGCTGGGACGAGCTGATGGAGACGCTGAAGAAGCGCCTCGAAGAACAGAAAGAACGCCACGAGGGCGGCAACAAGTGGATCGGCACGGGCGGCACCAGCCCGTTTGGCCATGGCGGCTACAACCCGCAAGGCGTGCGCATTGGCGGCGCAGGCAAGAACAAGAGCGCGGTGAAGGTGTGGGAGCAGCGCGCCTACCGCGACTACGACGACCAACAGGAGCTGGGCACCCGCAACATCAAGGTCGCGCTGCGCCGCCTGCGCAAGTTTGCGCGCGAAGGGCATGAACTAGAGCTCGACTTGCCTGACACCATCCGCAGCACGGCGGCCAACGCGGGCTACCTGGACATCAAGATGGTGCCGGAGCGGCACAACAACGTGAAGGTGCTGCTGCTGATGGACGTGGGCGGCACCATGGATGAGCACATCCAGCGCGTGGAAGAGTTGTTCAGTGCGGTCAAGAGCGAGTTCAAGCACCTAGAGTTTTATTACTTCCACAACTGCGTGTACGACTTCATGTGGAAGAACAACCGCCGCCGCTTTGCCGAGAAGTTTCCGACCTGGGACATCATCCGCAAGTACAACAAAGACTACAAACTGATCTTTGTGGGCGACGCGACCATGAGCCCATACGAGATCCTGCAGCCCGGCGGCAGTGTGGAATACAACAACGAGGAGCCGGGTGCCGAGTGGCTCCAGCGCCTCACGCACGCCTTCCCCAAGTTCGCATGGATCAACCCCGAGCCGCAGGGCGTGTGGCAGTACCGCCAGAGCATCAGCATCATCCAGCAGCTCATTGGCAACCGCATGTTTCCGCTGTCACTCAAAGGTCTGGAAGAGACCATGCGGTTGCTGTCCAAATAGCCCCATAGCCCACCAAACGGCGCAGCGCCGCAGGTGCGCGCAGGCGCTGTCCTACAGAACCGCCGGGGTTTTCAAGGCATATTGCCAGGCAGTTGCCGCCATACTCAGGCACTACTGCCACACGATGGCGGCATTGCACCCCTGACATGAATTTTTTCAAGCCCGTTTCTGCTGCCAGCGCACGCACCATGCGCAAGGCACTGCCCCATTCAACGCCGGCCCCATGGTCGGCGTTGCTGCTTTGCGGCACGCTGGCGCTGCAAGGCTGCAGCCTGTGGCCACGCCAGCCCCCCACAGACGACGAGACCAACACCACCACCAACGCAGCCGCGGCGGCAGCGCAGGCGACGTTCAGCCTGGAGGTCAAAGCCCCCAATGCCGTGCGCGAGACGCTGGAGCGCCATCTGGAGCTGCAACGCTTTCGCCAGCTGCCCGACCTGCAGGCCGAAGAACTGCGCCGCCTGCTGCACGCCGCAGACGCCAATGTGCGCGAGCTGCTGGGCACGCTGGGTTATTTTGCCCCGG
This Acidovorax sp. 106 DNA region includes the following protein-coding sequences:
- a CDS encoding DUF4124 domain-containing protein, yielding MSFISTRSLLAAAMLVGTGLSPVEAGNLFKCTDARGQVVYSDRACASEAPTPSAAAAASGKNAASFSNAAVKGKITEAAIAAILRQAIDLGTRGDYKGQCALAAPDIAFSITDNSTQPATTISGKRRELCDAQRSSAQTLEFNSLRPSVQQTGIQIKVSADGTQATAKHTHTTTLKQHGQVVLVQTCQQEDAFGIYDGKILYNSVKSVCKQTS
- a CDS encoding VWA domain-containing protein, whose product is MLIDFFYTLRAAKLPVSVKEYLTLLEALQAGVVGPKSDDAWALDDFYNLSRLTLVKDEKHYDKFDRAFGAYFKGVEMVADFTKEIPADWLRKILENELTPEQKAAIEKMGWDELMETLKKRLEEQKERHEGGNKWIGTGGTSPFGHGGYNPQGVRIGGAGKNKSAVKVWEQRAYRDYDDQQELGTRNIKVALRRLRKFAREGHELELDLPDTIRSTAANAGYLDIKMVPERHNNVKVLLLMDVGGTMDEHIQRVEELFSAVKSEFKHLEFYYFHNCVYDFMWKNNRRRFAEKFPTWDIIRKYNKDYKLIFVGDATMSPYEILQPGGSVEYNNEEPGAEWLQRLTHAFPKFAWINPEPQGVWQYRQSISIIQQLIGNRMFPLSLKGLEETMRLLSK
- a CDS encoding cytochrome c, with the protein product MNKTLTTIFALAVASVTAVSHAQEVKGDIKAGEKKIAMCIGCHGIPGYQASFPEVHKVPMISGQSGKYIASALDAYKKGDRKHPTMRGIADSLSEQDIADVAAYYEQHGKKAAELPAKPAREPSVQVAELLKKGACVSCHGDNFAKPIDPSYPKVAGQHADYLFVALKAYKADARNPNLGRSNAIMGGVAKQFSNAELKALANYLGSVEGDLQVVRQSPFR
- a CDS encoding MoxR family ATPase, which translates into the protein MKFHGSQNYVATQDLMLAVNAAITLQRPLLIKGEPGTGKTMLAEEVAQALGMPLLQWHIKSTTKAQQGLYEYDAVSRLRDSQLNDGDSAERVKNIRNYIIQGVLWQAFTADEPVALLIDEIDKADIEFPNDLLREIDRMEFYCYETRELIKAKHRPLVFITSNNEKELPDAFLRRCFFHFIKFPEADTMRQIVNVHFPTLKSELLTVAMKTFYDVRNLPGLKKKPSTSELIDWLKLLVAEDIPLEALQSADNKVAVPPLVGALLKNEQDVSLFEKLVFMNQRNR